A window of Argopecten irradians isolate NY chromosome 1, Ai_NY, whole genome shotgun sequence contains these coding sequences:
- the LOC138327344 gene encoding keratin-associated protein 5-7-like, whose product MSDAVFCVKCPGGRCGCTGSGCCTSNCRCPGCKVNCGCFSQRGAFCPDGICQMGLACGCGCKCSSGCQCPNCSAGCKCSGSNFVCSVDCQTGRCCGTRSCQCSGRCGCSNCRCNCASGSCACVCGMGCTGPRNCRCSGGCSCKE is encoded by the exons ATGTCTGACg CTGTGTtttgtgtcaagtgtcccggtGGTAGGTGCGGATGTACCGGATCCGGATGTTGTACCAGCAACTGTAGATGTCCCGGATGCAAAGTCAACTGTGGATGCTTCT CGCAAAGGGGTGCATTTTGCCCTGATGGAATCTGCCAGATGGGGTTAGCCTGTGGTTGTGGCTGCAAATGCAGCAGTGGCTGTCAGTGTCCTAACTGCAGTGCTGGATGTAAATGTTCAG GATCTAACTTCGTGTGTTCTGTAGATTGTCAGACTGGACGATGCTGTGGTACCAGGTCGTGTCAGTGTAGTGGAAGGTGTGGATGCTCAAACTGCAGGTGTAACTGTGCCTCTG GATCATGCGCGTGTGTCTGCGGAATGGGCTGCACCGGACCAAGGAACTGCAGATGTTCTGGAGGCTGCTCCTGCAAGGAGTAG
- the LOC138325372 gene encoding tigger transposable element-derived protein 6-like, with translation MPRKSKNIYMRYTAEALESAVSAVRNGHLSLRKASKKYAVPKTTLIDHVSGRIECGARPGRKPYLAPKIEEALVSKVISAADKGFGISKSQLILKTARLCQSAQIPLQKNVPGDDWWRGLKRRHPELVLRKPERLSTSRVRMLNKPVIDSFFADLNKVVTGLNLQNKPHLVWNADETGKQFEHSPSNVCTKKGTRTLQSRTSNSRENVTILACINATGKAMPPLCVAKGKTRKCLQTFNTVDAPEGTLWTYQNKAWMCDILGDEWFTNVFLKNCGPERPQLLIMDSHSSHEVLSLLEKAKQENIHIMALPPHCTHVLQPLDRTVFGPFNKAYNRLCSEFLAANPNHVVNKASWPRLFNGAWTAAMTTANITKGFKVCGLYPVDGSQIPTSAFLPSSVYDTPLSNQSQLEDGCSADTSLNSSPAESTALPPPPFVTQTVVPGSAIASQEAISQTPDFPPQVSGIDPISASSPIASPCVDEGLNTPVSDIEPLLQALTTGCQRR, from the exons ATGCCACGAAAATCGAAAAATATCTATATGCGTTACACAGCAGAGGCACTAGAATCAGCGGTTTCGGCAGTGCGCAATGGACACCTTAGTCTTAGGAAGGCTTCTAAGAAGTATGCAGTCCCGAAAACTACATTGATTGACCATGTTTCTGGGCGGATCGAGTGCGGAGCTAGGCCCGGGAGGAAACCGTACTTGGCTCCCAAAATAGAGGAAGCCCTGGTATCAAAAGTCATCAGCGCAGCTGACAAAGGCTTCGGAATTTCTAAATCCCAGCTGATATTAAAAACGGCCCGTCTATGCCAATCTGCTCAGATTCCGCTGCAGAAAAATGTACCAGGGGATGACTGGTGGCGAGGTTTGAAACGAAGGCACCCTGAATTAGTACTCCGTAAACCAGAGAGGCTGTCAACATCTCGAGTCAGAATGTTAAACAAACCCGTCATTGACAGCTTCTTTGCTGATCTAAATAAAGTTGTCACTGGGCTGAATTTACAAAACAAACCGCATCTTGTTTGGAATGCTGACGAAACAGGCAAGCAATTTGAGCATTCACCAAGTAATGTCTGTACCAAGAAAGGGACCAGGACTTTACAAAGCAGAACAAGCAATTCAAGGGAAAATGTGACCATTCTAGCCTGTATCAATGCCACCGGCAAAGCTATGCCACCACTATGTGTTGCCAAAGGAAAAACCCGAAAATGTTTACAGACTTTTAATACTGTAGACGCCCCTGAGGGTACTCTATGGACTTATCAAAACAAAGCATGGATGTGCGATATCCTTGGTGATGAGTGGTTCACTAATGTTTTCCTAAAGAACTGTGGTCCTGAACGACCCCAATTGTTGATAATGGACTCCCATTCTTCACATGAAGTTCTTTCTCTATTGGAAAAAGCTAAACAGGAAAACATCCACATTATGGCATTACCCCCTCACTGTACACATGTTTTACAACCACTGGACAGAACGGTATTTGGTCCCTTCAACAAAGCCTACAATCGGCTTTGTTCAGAATTCCTTGCTGCAAATCCAAACCATGTGGTTAATAAGGCATCTTGGCCTCGCCTGTTTAACGGGGCATGGACAGCAGCAATGACAACTGCTAATATAACGAAGGGCTTCAAAGTCTGTGGTTTGTATCCAGTGGATGGTTCCCAGATCCCTACTTCAGCTTTCCTCCCGTCGTCGGTGTACGATACACCATTGTCTAATCAAAGCCAACTCGAAGATGGATGCTCCGCTGACACATCATTGAACAGTTCCCCTGCTGAAAGTACCGCGCTACCTCCTCCACCTTTTGTGACTCAAACAGTAGTACCTGGCTCGGCTATAGCATCACAAGAAGCAATATCTCAGACTCCCGACTTTCCACCACAGGTTTCTGGAATAGATCCCATCTCGGCTTCGTCGCCGATAGCTTCTCCTTGTGTTGATGAAGGACTCAATACCCCCGTCTCGGACATTGAACCTTTGTTACAGGCACTAACAACCG GTTGCCAACGCCGGTGA
- the LOC138327370 gene encoding uncharacterized protein, which produces MSTNGTTPAPESDGVVLSGGVIFIIIFGATSIFFFSIMTVVCVGEFKEYRSRRKRPSGPIENGNYPRQPPPLTVPPVTNPTVAGANYPRQPPDPGADNSHDNNSTAKLVEDTTSSEQMDAVNKSVIVDDEGREESKTNGNTVILHQTPTKKNTQLKPLEFAKPGTQNTNPEIIFSPRPTTNDMTTAAFIQPTPPLPSISSNISQSDVTPVVSS; this is translated from the exons ATGAGCACAAACGGCACAACACCAGCACCTGAATCTGATG gtGTTGTGCTAAGTGGAGGTGTGATATTCATCATAATATTTGGTGCCACCTCCATTTTCTTTTTCTCCATCATGACAGTTGTGTGTGTTGGAGAATTTAAGGAATACAGGTCAAGACGAAAGAGGCCCTCTGGACCAATTGAG aacGGAAATTACCCCAGACAACCGCCTCCTCTGACTGTACCCCCAGTGACAAATCCTACTGTTGCTGGGGCAAATTATCCAAGGCAGCCACCAGATCCAGGGGCTGATAATTCCCATGACAATAATTCCACAGCAAAACTTGTAGAGGACACTACATCATCTGAACAAATGGATGCTGTGAATAAATCTGTGATAGTGGACGACGAAGGGAGAGAGGAATccaagacaaatggaaatacgGTTATACTTCACCAAACACCAACAAAGAAAAATACACAACTTAAGCCACTGGAGTTCGCAAAACCAGGGACACAAAATACCAACCCAGAGATAATATTTTCACCACGACCAACAACAAATGACATGACCACAGCTGCCTTCATTCAACCTACACCTCCCCTTCCATCTATATCTTCcaatatcagccaatcagatgtCACTCCTGTTGTCAGCTCCTAG
- the LOC138327356 gene encoding uncharacterized protein — MATSNMVSRFFLVAVFLSPVYGMMGWSELFSTWLQFRPHACPSLDPGTNEQFTMVHTEGSHCRSSLQNRCHHQYHHGHRTRKGGFYMSSTFHGPCSSMNTTTCSNYECKRSCVDGYHRSADGKCVSTVVPHCFNGGSLNHNLTKCECTANFTGEQCDIPVCNPGCRNGGVCSMPPDTKCYCPDHLTGNTCEIPLCGDGCHNGGECILTGQTTQCVCRPGYYGNNCEWTNFYPPQCNANDDVDNTTTCIFDEECENGHYCCSLPSNFIEGRCAVPENNITCIHPDGAVVAVNDIYNSVRDCQTCVCKPPVNTSAEHGDLQCFSSGCSSDFLSNPHCCPNTIDNKPCPPPVISGCPENGKIIMIYASAFENSAPLLDTFEAHNCLGKRLRVDLSRVNFQACACSELSIYNVRATSEEDFNKRQGTCDFQVTVKDLTPPVFVTCPATIYVRQGETVSWSKPEVFDNVGVQQVELYNARIQNNSNDIYPGVYFLRYTATDWQRNEAICAFRVHVSHKNTDDSNYPLELRQRKTLNSPVIIAGSVVGVLCITLIVVVLILVRVRHIRKKRQRSGQRRQQQQSSTTPSDIYSIYTTEPPPYEIAAKHKLPKYTKYSVSDNPPEYDEITQDAFDNPSYSSTEEVAGSSEGMRNQSGETTAGKRMTNV, encoded by the exons atggcgacctCAAATATGGTGTCTCGTTTCTTCCTTGTTGCCGTTTTTCTTTCTCCAGTTTATGGGATGATGGGCTGGTCAGA gTTGTTTTCCACGTGGCTGCAATTCCGACCTCACGCCTGTCCTTCGTTAGATCCAGGTACAAATGAACAGTTTACTATGGTACATACGGAGGGTAGCCATTGTAGATCTTCCCTACAGAACAGGTGTCATCACCAATACCACCATGGCCACAGGACCAGAAAAGGCGGATTCTACATGTCGTCAAC GTTCCATGGACCATGTTCCTCAATGAATACCACCACATGTAGTAATTATGAATGTAAACGGTCATGTGTGGACGGATATCATCGGAGCGCTGACGGCAAGTGTGTTAGTACAG TGGTCCCACATTGTTTCAACGGCGGATCACTTAATCACAACTTGACTAAGTGTGAGTGTACTGCGAACTTCACTGGGGAACAGTGTGATATAC CTGTTTGTAACCCTGGCTGTAGGAATGGCGGAGTGTGTTCCATGCCACCAGATACCAAATGCTACTGCCCTGATCACCTAACAGGAAACACATGTGAAATAC cATTATGTGGAGACGGTTGCCATAACGGAGGAGAGTGTATCCTTACAGGCCAAACTACCCAATGTGTCTGCCGTCCTGGTTACTATGGAAACAACTGTGAATGGA CCAATTTCTACCCACCACAGTGTAATGCAAATGACGATGTCGATAATACTACCACCTGCATTTTTGACGAAGAATGTGAGAACGGACATTACTGTTGTAGTTTACCCTCCAATTTTATTGAGGGTCGTTGTGCCGTGCCTGAGAACAATATAACGTGCATACATCCGGACGGAGCTGTGGTGGCCGTCAATGATATCTACAACAGTGTGCGGGACTGTCAGACATGCGTATGTAAGCCACCAGTGAACACTTCCGCCGAACATGGCGACCTCCAGTGTTTCTCTAGTGGTTGTTCTAGCGACTTCCTGTCGAATCCTCACTGCTGCCCCAATACAATTG ATAACAAACCATGTCCAC CTCCTGTCATTAGCGGATGCCCTGAAAATGGCaagataattatgatatatgcGTCTGCATTTGAAAACAGCGCCCCTCTTCTCGATACTTTTGAGGCTCATAACTGCTTGGGGAAGCGTTTACGTGTAGATTTGAGCAGAGTGAACTTTCAAGCTTGTGCTTGTAGTGAACTCAGTATCTATAATGTTAGGGCAACTTCAGAGGAGGATTTTAATAAAAGACAAGGAACATGTGACTTCCAAGTAACAGTGAAAG atttaacTCCTCCTGTGTTTGTAACATGTCCGGCAACAATATATGTCCGGCAGGGGGAGACTGTGAGCTGGTCTAAACCAGAAGTGTTCGACAATGTAGGAGTTCAGCAAGTGGAACTGTATAATGCCAGAATACAAAACAACAGTAACGACATCTATCCTGGGGTGTATTTTCTCAGATACACTGCCACAGACTGGCAACGAAATGAGGCGATCTGTGCATTCCGGGTACACGTCTCACACAAAA ATACCGACGACTCCAACTATCCACTGGAATTAAGACAAAGGAAGACACTCAATTCGCCTGTAATCATCG CTGGTTCAGTTGTCGGAGTTCTTTGTATCACCCTAATCGTCGTCGTGCTTATCTTGGTAAGAGTTCGTCACATTCGAAAGAAGCGTCAGCGAAGTGGTCAACGACGACAACAACAACAGTCCTCGACAACACCTTCTGAcatatacagcatatataccaCAGAACCACCACCTTACGAAATCGCCGCCAAACATAAGCTCCCTAAGTACACTAAGTACAGTGTGTCAGACAACCCTCCGGAATATGACGAAATCACCCAAGATGCATTCGACAATCCCTCGTACTCTTCGACGGAGGAAGTCGCTGGCTCGTCAGAGGGCATGCGCAATCAGAGTGGAGAAACGACCGCTGGCAAACGCATGACCAATGTTTGA